The Coffea eugenioides isolate CCC68of chromosome 8, Ceug_1.0, whole genome shotgun sequence genome has a segment encoding these proteins:
- the LOC113779412 gene encoding nuclear pore complex protein NUP98A, with amino-acid sequence MFGSSPFGQASNSPFGSQSVFGPTTNAASNPFAPKAFGSTTPFGAQTGSSLFGSTSTGVFGNQNSSPLGSTSVFGSSSSPAFGTSTPAFGVSSAPAFGSSSSFGSTSVFGQKPAFGAFGAGTTQTSPFGGSFQQSQPAFGSNLFGSSTPFGASSQQPAFGAASTPAFGAASSPAFGAASSPAFGAASSPAFGATGSAFGAASVPAFGAASAPAFGAASAPAFGAASSPSFSFGSSPAFGQSASTFGSSPFGTTTTPFGAQSSPFGAQATTPTFGSSGFGQSAFGTQRGGSRVTPYVPTAEVDTGTQPAGKLESISAMPVYKDKSHEELRWEDYQLGDKGGPAPAGQSTAAIGGFGASGFGSSSTPAFGQSSASPFSSSTSSNPFAPKTSSFTSPGFGSSSSSAFGSSPFGAATPSNPFGSTTSSTPTLFNSNPPFGASTSPSLFGSSNAASFGTSTSIFGSSSAQATNPPFGSGLSFGNTQSSPLFQSTTPSLGQTSSPFGQATSSFGQSAPPFGQSSIFTSPSSGFGGNLFSSTSSLLTTSNPIGFGQTTPSISTPFQVVQPAQSTGAFGFGNFGQTPSAGTSALGVTSNIFGQTAFGQSSAIQSSMVGQSVPTNPFGTLPAMPQMSIGRTGTSPSIQYGISSLPVVDKPAPVRISSILTSRHLSQRRIRLPARKYHPKPDGPKVPFFNDDEETPSTPKADALFIPRENPRALVIRPVEQRQPRMSVEKNTQYTSSATHENGKPPEFGSAPPVNGFSAEDTDKFLVENGFKDQVHPVKQNQKPNGVSDEHSTQKGDLYSITLTGHRAGEAAVAYEYGAEIEALMPKLRHADYYTEPKIQELAAKERVEAGYCRRVENFVVGRHGYGSIKFIGETDVRRLDLESLVQFNNREVIVYMDESKKPPVGQGLNKPAEVTLLNIKCFDKKTGQHYTEGPRIEKYKEMLKRKAEDQGAEFVSYDPVKGEWKFRVKHFSGYSLREDVDESSYLSTRC; translated from the exons ATGTTTGGCTCAAGCC CTTTTGGGCAGGCATCTAATAGCCCGTTTGGGTCACAGTCAGTGTTTGGGCCGACCACCAATGCAGCCAGCAATCCTTTTGCTCCCAAAGCCTTTGGGAGTACGACTCCTTTTGGCGCTCAAACCGGGAGTTCTTTATTTGGCAGCACTTCTACTGGTGTGTTTGGGAACCAAAATTCTTCACCTTTGGGTTCCACATCAGTTTTTGGTTCTTCATCATCTCCTGCTTTTGGAACTTCAACGCCTGCCTTTGGAGTGTCATCAGCTCCTGCCTTTGGTAGTTCGTCATCATTTGGAA GTACATCTGTTTTTGGACAGAAGCCTGCTTTTGGAGCCTTTGGTGCTGGTACCACCCAAACTAGTCCATTCGGAGGCTCTTTTCAACAGTCACAGCCCGCTTTTGGTAGTAATCTATTTGGTTCCTCGACACCTTTTGGCGCATCAAGTCAACAACCTGCATTTGGTGCTGCAAGCACGCCGGCATTTGGTGCTGCAAGCTCGCCAGCATTTGGTGCTGCAAGCTCGCCGGCATTTGGTGCTGCAAGCTCGCCGGCATTTGGTGCTACAGGCAGTGCATTTGGTGCTGCAAGTGTTCCAGCATTTGGTGCTGCAAGTGCGCCTGCATTTGGTGCTGCAAGTGCGCCTGCTTTTGGTGCTGCAAGTAGTCCCTCTTTTAGTTTTGGTTCCTCTCCAGCTTTTGGCCAGTCGGCTTCTACTTTTGGTAGTAGTCCATTTGGCACTACTACAACACCTTTTGGAGCTCAGAGTTCACCATTTG GAGCTCAGGCTACTACTCCAACATTTGGCAGCTCTGGTTTTGGACAATCTGCTTTTGGAACCCAGCGTGGGGGAAGTAGGGTCACCCCTTATGTGCCAACAGCTGAGGTAGACACTGGTACACAACCAGCTGGAAAACTTGAATCAATATCAGCCATGCCTGTTTACAAGGATAAGAGCCATGAAGAACTTCGATGGGAGGACTATCAGCTTGGAGATAAAG GAGGACCTGCGCCTGCTGGGCAGTCAACTGCTGCAATTGGTGGTTTTGGTGCTTCAGGATTCGGATCCTCTTCGACCCCTGCTTTTGGCCAGTCGTCTGCTAGCCCCTTTTCATCTTCCACTTCTTCCAACCCTTTTGCACCAAAAACTTCATCTTTCACTAGTCCAGGTTTTGGATCTTCATCTTCCTCTGCGTTTGGTTCTTCACCTTTTGGAGCTGCAACCCCATCGAACCCCTTTGGCTCGACAACATCATCCACCCCTACCCTGTTTAATTCAAACCCCCCTTTTGGAGCCAGTACCTCCCCTTCACTTTTTGGCTCTTCAAATGCTGCTTCTTTTGGAACATCAACTTCTATTTTTGGTTCGTCATCTGCACAAGCAACAAATCCTCCATTTGGTTCTGGCTTAAGCTTTGGCAACACTCAGTCATCCCCGTTGTTCCAATCAACTACGCCTTCACTTGGACAGACCAGTTCTCCTTTTGGACAGGCCACGTCATCCTTTGGACAAAGTGCACCACCTTTTGGCCAATCAAGCATATTTACTTCACCATCTTCTGGTTTTGGTGGCAACTTGTTTTCAAGCACTTCATCATTGTTAACTACAAGCAATCCCATTGGGTTTGGTCAGACCACT CCTTCCATTTCTACACCATTTCAAGTGGTGCAGCCTGCTCAGAGTACTGGTGCATTTGGCTTTGGAAACTTTGGTCAGACACCATCAG CTGGTACAAGTGCCTTGGGTGTCACGTCAAACATATTTGGTCAGACTGCTTTTGGGCAATC GTCAGCTATTCAGAGCTCTATGGTTGGACAATCTGTTCCAACAAATCCGTTTGGAACTTTACCAGCAATGCCACAGATGTCAATTGGTCGCACTGGCACTTCTCCTTCAATTCAGTATGGGATTTCTAGCCTACCT GTCGTTGACAAACCTGCTCCTGTCAGGATATCATCAATTTTGACTTCTAGACATCTTTCCCAAAGACGGATCAGGTTGCCTGCTAGGAAATACCATCCGAAACCTGATGGTCCTAAA GTTCCTTTCTTcaatgatgatgaagaaacacCCAGTACACCAAAAGCAGATGCCCTTTTCATTCCCAGGGAAAACCCTAGAGCTTTGGTGATTCGTCCAGTGGAACAGCGGCAACCTAGGATGAGTGTTGAGAAAAACACCCAGTACACATCTAGTGCCACTCATGAGAATG GTAAACCTCCAGAATTTGGTTCTGCTCCTCCTGTAAATGGGTTTAGTGCTGAGGATACAGATA AATTTTTAGTTGAAAATGGCTTCAAGGATCAAGTTCATCCTGTCAAACAGAACCAGAAGCCTAATGGGGTTTCTGATGAGCATTCGACGCAAAAGGGAGATTTGTACAGTATCACTCTTACTGGCCACCGAGCTGGTGAAGCAGCTGTTGCTTACGAGTACGGTGCTGAAATTGAGGCGCTGATGCCAAAACTTCGTCATGCTGATTATTATACAGAGCCCAAAATCCAGGAGCTGGCAGCCAAAGAAAGGGTTGAAGCAGGATACTGCCGGCGGGTGGAGAATTTTGTGGTTGGAAGACACGGCTATGGCAGCATCAAGTTCATTGGGGAGACAGATGTTCGCCGACTTGACCTAGAATCTTTGGTCCAATTTAATAACCGAGAGGTGATAGTATACATGGATGAGAGCAAGAAACCTCCTGTTGGACAAGGTCTTAATAAGCCTGCAGAAGTGACACTCCTGAATATAAAATGCTTTGACAAGAAGACTGGACAGCATTATACAGAGGGTCCAAGAATTGAGAAGTATAAGGAGATGCTTAAAAGGAAGGCAGAGGATCAAGGTGCTGAATTTGTTTCTTATGACCCAGTAAAAGGAGAATGGAAGTTCAGAGTCAAGCATTTCAGTGGATACAGCCTCAGGGAAGATGTTGATGAGTCTTCATATCTTTCTACAAGATGCTGA